From one Rhodamnia argentea isolate NSW1041297 chromosome 1, ASM2092103v1, whole genome shotgun sequence genomic stretch:
- the LOC115756705 gene encoding piezo-type mechanosensitive ion channel homolog isoform X3 codes for MLALIFLIAMKPGFIHAVYVIFFLMYLLSHEIGRKIRQSLILLCEAHFALLYILRIGLIFRTLEDTSSLGMQILSQLGLLDRDSSWDFLEIALLACFCAIHNHGFDMLFSFSAVVQHSPSTPIGFGILKAGLSKSVLLSVYASRNARCTQGNASSERRIALFLGAIGQKFLSVYRSCGTYIAFLTILLTVYLVTPNYISFGYILLLLCWIIGRQLVERTRRHLWFPLKAYAIAVFIFIYSLSNFSTFEMWMSGLIDLQFYLAYNSEASLWQNIWQSLAILIVMQLYSYERRQSKYIQSDDSELMESGALGFMKRLLIWHSDKIVYIAVFYASLSPISLFGFLYLLGLVICSILPKASRIPSKLFLLYTGILVMAEYLFQMLGAQAGMFPGQKNFSLASFLGFKLFQSGFWGLELGLRGKVLVISACTLQYNVFRWLQKVPTHFLSKDRTNEPCPLFVSAEEVFTDISNSNGESKPPADSPAIPCEGEGVRINFSSSASGFSQASSNIPKAGGSGGGSARKYSFGYIWGSTNESHKWNKKRIITMRRERFETQMTIFIVYIKFWMENLFNLFGLEINMVALLLACFALLNAISMLYIALLAACILLNRNVIRKLWPTLVFLLASILVLEYFVIWKSTLFANPQTSSEAEVHCNDCSQSSSSHLQYCESCWLGLTIDDSRVLISYFIVFMLACLKLRADHRSSFSGSYTYREVMSQRKNIFVWRDLSFETKSMWTVLDYLRLYCYCHLLDLVLALVLITGTLEYDILHLGYLAFALVFFRMRLTILKKRNRNFKFLRMYNFAVIVLSLAYQSPFVGDFCAKKCKTVNYIFEVIGFHKYDYGFRITARSALVEIIIFILVSVQSYMFSSQEFDYVFRYLEAEQIGTIVSEQEKKAAWKTAQLQYIRESEEKKRQRNMQVEKMKSEMLNLQIQLHSGISTANCDSTSPSSEGLRRRRSSLISNKDSGMWDKENSLLRRQDHAVSEESVFPFEFYDSPASMNAESPLVMNSADHSLEFSHCEITEAEEDGGGSLYDSDKREKVRGQAKDNPIVSAVQLLGDGVSQVQSIGNQAVSSLVTFLNIKPEDMDANEPTAQEDGKYEEMESQNLGFTDLNRSSSLPSDKSVDAASLQLGRILFHIWSQMQSNNDIVCYCCFVLVFLWNFSLLSMAYLAALFLYALCVNTGPTYIFWVIMLIYTEVYILLQYLYQIIVHHHIWTADSGLLHELGFPEHKMTSFFVIGILPLFLVYLFTLIQSSITAKDGEWTSSSEVNYRRVNALCRKEVAVRDSLSKKAEELLCHMINMVKMTIRNFFWYWKSLIRGAESPPYFVQVPMDVGLWPDDGIQPERIESGINQLLRIVHNERCTDRNPNLCPFSSRVHVQSIERSKEKMNIALAVFEVTYASPPTECASAEWYRSLTPASDVAKEIMLAQQSGFVEEMGFPYSILSVIGGGKREIDLYAYIFGADLTVFFLVAIFYQSVIKNKSEFLDVSQLEDQFPKEFVFILMIIFFMIVVDRVIYLCSYAVWKVIFYLFSLILFTYSVTEYAWRLGPSQQQAGVLALCAIYVAKSVSLSLQAIQVRYGIPHQSTLYRQFLTSRVARVNYLGYRLYRALPFLYELRCVLDWSCTTTSLTMYDWLKLEDIYASLYLVKCDAVLNRAKHKQGAKQTKMTKCCSGICLFFILIFVIWTPMLMYSSGNPTNIANPIKDASVQIDIKTIRGRLTLYQTTLCEKLQWFELNTDVDLDPEGYLDTFDKNDIQLICCQADATELWLVPNVVQSGFSKSLEHDVDMGISFTWVLTRNRPKGKELVKYERPVDHQDLPNRANIQKVLNGSSNSFRIYNIYPRYFRVTGSGEVRPLEQEVNAVSADLVLNRAERQWWSFHDINSSDVSGCGGLKGPMAIIVSEETPPQGILGDTLSKFSIWGLYITFVLAVGRFIRLQCADLRMRIPYENLPSCDRLMAICEDIYAARAEGELGVEEVLYWTLVKIYRSPHMLLEYTKPD; via the exons ATGTTGGCTTTGATATTTCTGATAGCAATGAAACCTGGCTTCATCCATGCTGTGTATG TGATATTTTTTCTGATGTATCTATTGAGCCATGAGATCGGCAGAAAGATACGACAATCCCTAATTCTCCTTTGTGAGGCTCATTTTGCTCTGCTTTACATTCTTCGGATTGGTTTGATTTTTAGAACTTTAGAGGATACATCCTCATTGGGCATGCAAATTCTTTCCCAGTTAG GTCTTCTGGATCGTGACAGTTCCTGGGACTTCCTAGAAATTGCTCTGCTTGCTTGCTTCTGTGCAATCCATAATCATGGTTTCGATATGCTATTTTCCTTCTCAGCAGTTGTGCAACATTCGCCTAGCACCCCAATTGGATTTGGGATTTTGAAAGCTGGTCTGAGCAAATCAGTTTTGCTGTCTGTGTATGCTTCTCGAAACGCTAGATGCACCCAAGGAAACGCTTCCTCTG AGAGAAGGATCGCATTGTTTCTCGGTGCAATTGGGCAGAAGTTTCTATCTGTATATCGCTCATGTGGCACGTATATTGCTTTTTTGACAATCCTCCTAACAGTTTACTTGGTGACACCCAACTACATATCGTTTGGCTACATTTTGCTCCTCCTATGTTGGATTATAGGAAGACAACTTGTTGAAAGGACAAGAAGACACCTTTGGTTTCCGTTAAAAGCATATGCAATCGCTGTGTTTATCTTCATATACAGCTTGAGCAATTTCTCCACCTTTGAGATGTGGATGTCAGGGTTGATCGATCTTCAGTTTTATTTGGCCTACAACTCTGAAGCTTCGCTATGGCAGAATATTTGGCAGTCTCTTGCAATCCTGATTGTGATGCAGCTTTACAGCTATGAGAGGAGACAGAGCAAGTATATCCAATCTGATGACTCCGAACTTATGGAATCTGGTGCACTTGGATTTATGAAGAGGCTCCTCATTTGGCACAGTGACAAGATAGTGTATATAGCAGTGTTCTATGCATCTTTGTCACCAATTAGTCTCTTTGGCTTCCTTTATCTGCTTGGTCTTGTCATATGTTCCATTTTACCTAAAGCATCTCGAATCCCATCGAAGTTATTCCTTCTTTATACAGGAATTTTGGTGATGGCAGAGTATCTATTTCAGATGTTGGGTGCCCAGGCAGGAATGTTTCCTGGACAAAAGAACTTTAGTTTAGCCAGTTTCTTGGGTTTTAAGTTATTTCAGTCAGGCTTTTGGGGTCTAGAATTGGGTTTGAGGGGAAAAGTGCTGGTGATATCTGCTTGTACCCTTCAATACAATGTCTTCCGTTGGTTGCAAAAGGTGCCAACTCACTTTTTGAGCAAAGATCGTACCAACGAACCTTGCCCTTTGTTTGTATCAGCAGAAGAGGTGTTTACGGATATTTCTAATTCAAATGGGGAAAGCAAGCCACCTGCAGATTCTCCTGCAATTCCTTGTGAAGGGGAGGGCGTGAGAATCAATTTTTCTTCCTCAGCTTCTGGTTTTTCTCAAGCATCAAGTAATATACCCAAAGCAGGAGGCTCGGGGGGTGGCAGTGCCAGAAAATATTCCTTCGGATATATCTGGGGAAGCACCAACGAAAGCCACAAATGGAACAAGAAAAGGATTATCACCATGAGAAGGGAGAGATTTGAAACACAGATGACAATCTTCATAGTCTATATAAAGTTTTGGATGGAGAACTTGTTTAACCTCTTTGGCCTCGAGATAAACATGGTGGCCTTGCTCCTTGCCTGCTTTGCTTTATTAAATGCCATTTCTATGCTATATATTGCACTTCTTGCTGCTTGCATACTTCTAAATCGCAATGTCATTCGCAAATTATGGCCGACACTTGTCTTTTTGCTTGCTTCCATTCTTGTCCTTGAATACTTTGTCATTTGGAAGAGCACACTGTTTGCCAATCCACAGACATCAAGCGAGGCTGAGGTACATTGCAACGATTGCTCGCAAAGTTCAAGCTCACATTTGCAGTACTGTGAAAGTTGTTGGTTAG GTCTTACCATTGATGATTCTCGTGTCCTGATCAGTTACTTCATTGTCTTCATGCTTGCTTGTTTAAAACTTCGTGCCGATCACAGGTCCAGCTTTTCAGGGTCCTATACTTACAGAGAAGTGATGTCTCAACGCAAAAACATATTTGTATGGAGAGACCTTTCATTTGAAACTAAGAGCATGTGGACAGTTCTCGACTACCTGAGGCTATATTGTTATTGCCATCTGTTGGATCTTGTGCTTGCTTTAGTTTTAATTACCGGGACCCTGGAGTATGATATCTTGCATCTTGGATATCTTGCCTTTGCTCTGGTTTTCTTTCGGATGAGACTCACAATattgaagaagagaaacagGAATTTCAAGTTCTTGCGGATGTATAACTTTGCAGTTATTGTTCTATCTCTTGCATATCAATCTCCTTTTGTTGGAGATTTTTGTGCCAAAAAATGCAAGACAGTCAATTATATATTTGAGGTGATTGGTTTTCACAAGTACGATTATGGTTTCCGCATCACTGCAAGATCTGCACTGGTTGAGATTATTATCTTCATTCTTGTGTCAGTGCAATCATATATGTTTTCTTCCCAAGAATTCGACTATGTCTTCCGATATCTTGAAGCAGAGCAAATTGGTACCATCGTAAGTGAACAAGAGAAGAAAGCTGCATGGAAGACTGCTCAGCTACAGTATATTCGCGAATCTGAGGAAAAGAAACGCCAGAGAAACATGCAAGTGGAGAAAATGAAATCTGAGATGCTCAACCTGCAAATTCAACTTCATAGTGGAATCTCCACTGCAAACTGTGACAGCACTTCTCCAAGTAGCGAAGGGCTCCGGAGGAGAAGGAGCTctttaatttcaaataaagattctGGGATGTGGGATAAAGAGAATAGCTTGCTGAGAAGACAAGATCATGCTGTCAGCGAGGAGTCTGTATTTCCTTTCGAATTTTATGATTCTCCTGCTAGTATGAATGCTGAAAGTCCTCTTGTAATGAATTCAGCAGATCATTCATTGGAGTTTTCCCATTGCGAGATCACTGAGGCCGAGGAGGATGGTGGAGGTTCTTTATATGATTcagataagagagagaaagtcagAGGTCAAGCTAAGGATAACCCTATAGTTTCTGCTGTACAGCTTTTAGGAGATGGTGTTTCCCAGGTCCAATCTATTGGAAACCAGGCGGTTAGTTCTCTCGTTACCTTCCTGAACATCAAGCCAGAAGATATGGATGCCAATGAACCCACAGCACAAGAAGATGGGAAGTATGAAGAGATGGAAAGCCAAAACCTGGGATTTACGGATTTGAATCGTTCTTCATCTCTGCCATCTGATAAGAGTGTCGATGCTGCAAGTCTTCAACTAGGGAGGATATTATTTCATATATGGTCCCAGATGCAGTCCAATAACGATATCGTGTGTTACTGTTGCTTTGTTCTGGTCTTCCTGTGGAACTTCAGCCTGCTGTCAATGGCGTATCTTGCTGCACTCTTTTTGTATGCCCTTTGTGTAAATACCGGTCCCACTTATATTTTCTGGGTCATAATGTTGATCTACACAGAAGTTTATATTTTACTTCAATATCTTTACCAAATTATTGTCCACCACCATATTTGGACTGCTGATTCGGGCCTCCTTCATGAGTTGGGATTTCCTGAACATAAAATGACATCTTTCTTTGTTATTGGGATACTGCCACTGTTTCTTGTCTACCTATTTACCCTTATACAGAGCTCAATAACTGCAAAGGATGGTGAATGGACGTCGTCCAGTGAAGTAAATTACCGTAGAGTGAATGCTCTGTGCAGAAAAGAGGTCGCGGTCAGGGATAGCTTGAGCAAGAAAGCTGAAGAGCTGCTATGCCACATGATAAACATGGTTAAAATGACAATCAGAAACTTCTTTTGGTACTGGAAGTCGCTGATACGGGGAGCAGAATCTCCACCTTACTTTGTTCAGGTGCCCATGGATGTTGGTTTGTGGCCTGATGATGGGATTCAGCCAGAGAGAATAGAATCTGGAATAAACCAATTGCTGAGAATTGTTCACAATGAGAGATGCACAGATAGAAATCCTAATCTTTGCCCATTTTCCAGTAGGGTTCACGTTCAAAGCATtgaaagaagcaaagaaaagatgaatatAGCTTTGGCGGTTTTTGAGGTGACATATGCCTCACCTCCGACCGAGTGTGCTTCAGCAGAATGGTACAGGTCATTAACTCCTGCAAGTGATGTAGCAAAAGAGATCATGCTTGCACAGCAATCTGGATTTGTTGAAGAAATGGGATTCCCTTATAGCATACTTTCTGTAATAGGAGGTGGCAAAAGAGAAATTGATCTGTATGCCTACATTTTTGGTGCAGATCTGactgttttctttttggtggcaattttttatcaatctgttataaaaaataaaagtgagttTCTTGATGTATCTCAGCTCGAAGATCAATTTCCAAAGGAATTTGTCTTTATACTGATG ATAATCTTCTTCATGATCGTGGTTGACCGCGTAATTTACCTTTGTTCCTATGCAGTGTGGAAAGtgatcttttatctttttagtCTCATTCTTTTCACATACTCAGTAACTGAGTATGCCTGGCGCTTGGGGCCTTCCCAGCAACAAGCTGGAGTTTTAGCTCTCTGTGCTATATATGTAGCAAAATCTGTTTCTTTGTCACTGCAAGCCATACAAGTACGCTATGGCATTCCTCATCAAAGCACCTTGTATCGACAGTTTTTGACCAGTCGAGTCGCTCGGGTCAATTACTTAGGCTATCGGCTGTACCGTGCTTTGCCATTCCTTTATGAGTTAAGATGTGTGCTGGACTGGTCATGCACAACCACATCCTTGACAATGTACGACTGGCTAAAG TTGGAGGACATTTATGCGAGCCTGTACCTGGTCAAGTGTGATGCAGTCTTAAATAGAGCCAAGCACAAACAAGGAGCGAAACAGACCAAAATGACCAAATGTTGCAGTGGCATCTGTCTATTTTTCATATTGATATTTGTTATCTGGACCCCAATGCTG ATGTACAGCAGTGGTAACCCGACTAATATTGCAAATCCCATCAAAGATGCCAGCGTTCAGATTGATATCAAGACCATCCGTGGAAGGTTAACTTTGTATCAAACCACTCTATGTGAGAAGCTCCAATGGTTCGAGCTCAACACTGATGTTGATCTAGATCCTGAAGGTTACTTGGATACCTTTGATAAGAATGATATCCAATTGATATGCTGCCAAGCTGATGCAACCGAGTTGTGGCTTGTCCCCAATGTGGTTCAGTCTGGATTTTCCAAGTCCCTTGAACATGATGTGGACATGGGTATATCGTTTACCTGGGTACTTACTAGGAACCGACCCAAAGGAAAGGAACTTGTCAAGTACGAGAGACCTGTCGATCATCAGGATCTTCCAAATAGAGCAAATATCCAAAAGGTCCTCAATGGCTCCAGCAACAGCTTTAGGATATATAATATCTATCCAAGGTACTTCCGTGTCACAGGTTCCGGCGAAGTCAGACCTCTTGAACAGGAG GTTAATGCTGTTAGTGCAGACCTTGTCCTGAATCGTGCTGAACGGCAGTGGTGGTCCTTCCATGATATAAACTCATCAGATGTCAGTGGATGTGGAGGATTGAAGGGACCAATGGCAATTATAGTGTCTGAAGAAACGCCCCCCC AGGGCATACTTGGTGACACGCTTAGCAAGTTTAGCATCTGGGGCCTCTATATTACTTTTGTGCTGGCTGTCGGTCGCTTTATCAGACTTCAGTGTGCTGACTTGAGAATGAGAATACCCTATGAAAATCTACCTTCCTGTGACAG GTTGATGGCAATTTGCGAGGATATATATGCTGCAAGAGCAGAAGGTGAACTTGGAGTAGAGGAGGTCCTTTACTGGACGTTAGTGAAGATTTACCGGTCCCCACACATGCTTCTTGAGTACACCAAACCTGACTAG